In Clostridium sp. DL-VIII, the following proteins share a genomic window:
- a CDS encoding flagellar motor protein MotB, translating to MSKKKQHQEEHVDEAWLLPYSDMLTLLLALFIVMFAMGQTDKSKFEAMAQEFNIIFAGGSAMMNNSGDSAVIPSGSPTEAQAIKSDSELEEDKMNEVKKQLEQEIQQEGYADKIKVELNGDGLDIAIQDVVLFNSGEADVLQNVSPLLSKISDMLQGLDNKIKVVGHTDNVPISNSKFRSNWDLSAMRAINVMNFMTTTGKVAQDRMSIQAYGDQMPKYSNDTEEGRAKNRRVEIVVARKYPSTTDENTKPNQ from the coding sequence ATGAGTAAGAAAAAACAACATCAAGAAGAACATGTTGATGAAGCATGGCTTCTTCCATATTCAGATATGCTGACTCTTTTACTAGCACTATTCATTGTTATGTTCGCAATGGGACAAACAGATAAATCAAAATTTGAGGCAATGGCTCAGGAATTTAATATAATTTTTGCTGGCGGCAGTGCAATGATGAACAATAGTGGTGATTCCGCAGTTATCCCTTCAGGAAGTCCTACAGAAGCTCAAGCAATTAAAAGTGATTCTGAATTAGAAGAAGATAAAATGAATGAAGTTAAAAAACAGTTAGAACAAGAGATTCAGCAAGAAGGTTATGCAGATAAAATTAAGGTTGAACTTAATGGTGATGGATTAGATATTGCAATACAGGATGTTGTACTGTTTAATTCTGGAGAAGCAGATGTGCTCCAAAATGTATCACCATTGCTTTCGAAGATTTCTGATATGCTTCAAGGATTAGACAATAAAATTAAAGTCGTAGGTCATACAGATAATGTTCCTATAAGTAATTCAAAGTTTCGTTCAAACTGGGATTTAAGTGCAATGCGAGCAATAAATGTAATGAACTTTATGACTACTACAGGGAAAGTTGCTCAAGATAGAATGTCAATTCAAGCATACGGTGATCAAATGCCTAAATATTCGAATGATACAGAGGAAGGCAGAGCGAAAAACCGAAGAGTTGAAATAGTTGTAGCTCGTAAATATCCTTCAACTACGGATGAAAATACAAAGCCAAATCAATAA
- the motA gene encoding flagellar motor stator protein MotA codes for MDIFLVLGMIGGLVVVVTAMVLKGASISILLSGEAIMVILVGTVIALLNSFPKGEFVKLPKIFGVLFSSKGQEDPAEVITMLVEMSQQTRKDGLLSLESTVQNLDNKFMKKGLEMVVDGLEPDLIREVLEIEIEGLEERHRLGATAFATAGGTAPTLGVLGAVIGLIGALGNLNDIDKLGESICSAFVATVYGIFTGYLIWHPFSNRLKRKSLEEVKNMNIMLEGILAIQAGNNPKSIERKLVGMLEPKQRVRFEENNDK; via the coding sequence ATGGACATATTTTTGGTCTTAGGTATGATTGGAGGCTTGGTAGTTGTTGTTACCGCAATGGTATTAAAAGGAGCCAGTATATCTATATTATTAAGTGGTGAAGCAATAATGGTAATCCTTGTGGGAACAGTAATAGCATTATTAAATTCGTTCCCAAAAGGCGAATTTGTCAAACTTCCTAAGATTTTTGGAGTACTATTCAGTAGTAAAGGTCAAGAAGATCCTGCTGAAGTAATAACAATGCTTGTAGAAATGTCTCAACAAACAAGAAAAGATGGATTATTATCGCTTGAAAGTACAGTACAAAACCTAGATAATAAATTTATGAAAAAGGGACTGGAAATGGTAGTAGATGGATTAGAACCTGATCTTATAAGAGAGGTCTTAGAAATTGAGATTGAAGGCCTTGAAGAGAGACATCGTCTTGGTGCTACGGCATTTGCAACTGCGGGAGGTACAGCACCTACACTTGGAGTTTTAGGAGCGGTTATCGGATTAATTGGAGCTCTTGGAAATCTAAATGATATTGATAAACTTGGAGAAAGTATATGTTCAGCCTTCGTTGCAACTGTTTATGGTATTTTCACTGGATACTTAATTTGGCATCCATTTTCAAACAGATTAAAAAGAAAGTCTTTAGAAGAAGTAAAAAATATGAATATTATGCTTGAGGGAATATTAGCTATTCAAGCAGGGAATAATCCAAAGAGTATTGAAAGAAAGCTAGTGGGTATGTTAGAGCCAAAACAAAGAGTTAGATTCGAAGAAAACAATGATAAGTAG
- a CDS encoding DUF421 domain-containing protein: MNEGLVVLVRSIIAFFSLLIFAKILGKQQISQLTFFDYALGITIGSIAATLTTDLSSRAWPHFVGLFAWALLGYLMEYITEKWRYVAKYIEGEPAIVIMNGKIMEDVLRKMRYTAADIMALLRNKDVFDLSQVDFAIIEPNGQLSVLKKPDYEPLTPKDMNIVKAPSGISTELIYDGVLINENLRQLNKTEKWLTDQLKMNEVKDISEVFLATLTPSGSLYIDKYEDHIRKVTDIGDYKGPY; the protein is encoded by the coding sequence TTGAATGAAGGATTAGTTGTTCTTGTACGTTCAATTATCGCATTTTTTTCTTTGCTCATTTTTGCAAAGATACTAGGTAAGCAGCAAATAAGCCAACTAACATTTTTTGATTATGCCCTTGGAATAACAATTGGTTCTATTGCTGCAACTCTTACTACAGATTTATCTAGTCGGGCCTGGCCACATTTTGTTGGTCTTTTCGCTTGGGCTTTGCTTGGGTATTTAATGGAATATATCACCGAAAAATGGAGATATGTAGCGAAATACATAGAAGGTGAACCTGCAATTGTTATTATGAATGGAAAGATAATGGAAGATGTATTAAGAAAAATGAGATATACCGCAGCTGATATAATGGCATTATTAAGAAATAAGGATGTCTTTGATTTATCACAGGTGGATTTTGCAATTATTGAACCAAATGGCCAATTATCAGTGCTGAAGAAACCTGATTATGAACCTTTGACTCCTAAAGATATGAATATCGTTAAAGCACCAAGTGGTATAAGTACAGAACTTATTTACGATGGAGTTCTCATAAATGAAAATTTGAGGCAACTCAACAAAACTGAGAAATGGCTTACTGATCAATTGAAAATGAATGAAGTTAAAGACATTTCAGAAGTGTTTCTTGCGACACTTACCCCTTCCGGTTCTTTGTACATAGATAAATATGAAGATCACATTAGGAAAGTAACCGATATTGGAGATTATAAAGGACCATACTAA
- a CDS encoding DUF4363 family protein: protein MRKFLVISIPIVALFSFVLIMLSGGFLKNPLGKNDNIPESIQLIAQDVKSENWESANKNTDDLSNTWDKIVKRVQFSSERDEINAFDTSLARLRGAITAKDMSASLIELNEAYEHWDGLGK, encoded by the coding sequence ATGCGAAAATTTCTAGTCATATCTATTCCTATTGTGGCATTGTTCTCTTTTGTACTGATTATGCTTAGTGGCGGGTTTTTAAAGAATCCATTAGGAAAAAATGATAACATTCCTGAATCGATACAATTAATTGCTCAGGATGTAAAATCAGAAAACTGGGAGAGCGCAAATAAAAATACAGATGATTTATCAAACACATGGGATAAAATTGTTAAAAGAGTTCAATTCAGTTCTGAAAGAGATGAAATAAATGCCTTCGATACAAGCTTGGCTCGCCTTCGTGGTGCTATAACTGCAAAAGATATGTCAGCCTCCCTTATTGAATTAAATGAGGCTTATGAACATTGGGATGGACTTGGGAAATGA
- a CDS encoding glycoside hydrolase family 1 protein — protein MYFKEKHGFPKDFLWGSASAAYQVEGAAEEEGKGKSNWDEFVRIPGKTFKGTNGDVAVDHYHRYKEDIALMAEMGLKTYRFSISWPRIYPKGKGEVNEKGLQFYDNVIDECLKYGIEPMVTIYHWDLPLALQEEYNGWESRQIIDDFENYAVTLFKRYKDKVKYWITLNEQNIFTAHGWMMAIHPPGKKNDSKMFYQVNHNANLAHAKAVLAFRKIVPNGKIGASFAFSPSYAIDCNPINNIAKADYDDIQSFWWMDVYAYGRYPKAAFKYLETQGVAPTFEEGDAELMKAAAQVDFMGVNYYQTAVVEYNPIDGVGMAEMNTTGKKGTAQVSGTPGLFKNPPNQYLKTTDWDWTIDPIGIRMACRTITSRYDLPIIISENGLGAFDKKTEDNKIHDEYRIAYLKAHVEELKEAINEGCEVLAYCTWSITDLLSWLNGYQKRYGFIYVDREEEEGASMNRYKKDSFYWYQNVIKTNGEEL, from the coding sequence ATGTATTTTAAAGAAAAACATGGTTTTCCAAAAGATTTCTTATGGGGAAGTGCATCGGCTGCCTATCAAGTAGAGGGTGCAGCAGAAGAAGAAGGAAAAGGAAAAAGTAATTGGGATGAATTTGTAAGAATTCCAGGAAAAACATTTAAAGGTACTAATGGAGATGTAGCTGTTGATCACTATCATCGTTATAAAGAAGATATAGCTTTAATGGCGGAAATGGGATTAAAGACATATAGATTCTCTATCTCTTGGCCAAGAATTTATCCAAAGGGAAAAGGAGAAGTTAACGAAAAAGGATTACAATTTTATGATAATGTAATTGATGAATGTTTAAAGTACGGGATTGAACCAATGGTCACAATATATCATTGGGACTTACCATTAGCGCTACAGGAAGAATATAATGGGTGGGAAAGCAGACAAATCATTGATGATTTTGAAAACTATGCTGTAACATTATTTAAGCGTTATAAAGATAAGGTTAAGTATTGGATAACTTTAAATGAACAAAATATATTTACAGCACATGGCTGGATGATGGCTATACACCCACCAGGCAAGAAAAATGATTCAAAGATGTTTTATCAAGTAAATCATAATGCAAATTTAGCTCATGCTAAGGCAGTTCTTGCTTTTAGAAAGATAGTTCCAAACGGGAAAATAGGTGCCAGCTTTGCATTTTCACCAAGTTATGCAATAGATTGTAATCCAATAAATAATATAGCGAAAGCAGATTATGATGATATACAATCATTTTGGTGGATGGATGTATATGCATATGGAAGATATCCAAAAGCGGCATTTAAATATTTAGAAACACAAGGTGTTGCACCTACCTTTGAAGAAGGAGATGCAGAACTTATGAAAGCAGCAGCACAAGTAGATTTTATGGGGGTCAACTACTATCAAACTGCAGTTGTTGAGTACAATCCAATTGATGGTGTTGGAATGGCTGAAATGAATACAACAGGTAAAAAAGGAACAGCACAAGTTAGTGGTACTCCAGGATTATTTAAAAATCCACCAAATCAATACTTAAAAACTACAGATTGGGATTGGACTATAGATCCAATAGGTATAAGAATGGCTTGTAGAACTATTACAAGCAGATATGACTTACCAATAATTATTTCTGAAAATGGACTAGGTGCATTTGATAAGAAGACTGAAGATAATAAGATTCATGATGAGTATCGTATAGCGTATTTAAAGGCGCATGTAGAAGAATTAAAGGAAGCTATTAATGAAGGATGCGAAGTACTAGCATACTGCACATGGTCAATAACAGACTTATTAAGCTGGTTAAATGGATATCAAAAACGTTATGGATTTATTTATGTAGATCGTGAAGAAGAAGAAGGTGCTTCAATGAATCGTTATAAGAAGGACAGCTTCTACTGGTATCAAAATGTAATAAAGACTAATGGAGAAGAACTATAA
- a CDS encoding amino acid ABC transporter substrate-binding protein, whose product MKKRNLVSLLLIGVLTATSLLSCGSSGNTASNNSKSEQSSTTSSDDLLAQIKSSGTLKIGTEGTYAPYTYHNDKNELVGYDVEVGQAIAKELGVKAEFIETPWDSCIAGLDAKRYDVVMNQVGITDERKEKYDFSTPYTVTRAVLIVGKDNNDIKSFNDLKGKKAAQGLTSNFADMAKKYGADLVDTDGQFSKSIDLIASGRADATINDDVAFYDYLKQKPDAPLKIADTLNEASNNAVLIRKGNDSFVNAVNDALAKLDKDGTLKNISEKYFGNDVTK is encoded by the coding sequence ATGAAAAAAAGAAATCTAGTTAGTTTATTATTAATAGGAGTATTAACCGCTACATCTTTATTAAGCTGTGGCAGTTCTGGAAACACTGCATCAAATAATAGTAAATCTGAGCAATCATCCACTACAAGTTCTGATGATTTACTAGCACAAATCAAATCCAGCGGAACTTTAAAAATAGGTACTGAAGGCACATATGCCCCTTACACTTATCATAATGATAAAAATGAATTAGTTGGGTATGATGTAGAGGTTGGACAAGCTATCGCAAAGGAACTTGGTGTAAAAGCTGAATTTATAGAAACACCATGGGATTCATGTATAGCAGGGCTAGATGCAAAACGTTACGATGTTGTTATGAATCAGGTTGGAATCACTGATGAAAGAAAAGAGAAATATGATTTTTCAACACCTTATACTGTAACAAGAGCTGTACTTATAGTGGGTAAAGATAATAATGACATTAAGTCTTTCAACGATTTAAAGGGTAAAAAAGCAGCACAGGGATTAACAAGTAACTTTGCAGATATGGCTAAAAAGTACGGCGCAGATTTAGTTGATACAGATGGTCAATTTAGTAAGTCAATAGATCTTATTGCAAGTGGTAGAGCAGATGCCACAATCAATGACGATGTTGCTTTCTATGACTACTTAAAGCAAAAACCAGATGCTCCATTAAAAATTGCTGATACTCTTAATGAAGCAAGTAATAATGCTGTTTTAATACGTAAAGGTAATGATTCTTTCGTAAATGCAGTAAATGATGCTTTAGCTAAATTAGATAAAGATGGAACATTAAAAAATATCTCTGAAAAATACTTTGGAAATGATGTTACAAAATAA
- a CDS encoding amino acid ABC transporter permease, with translation MFFDDRIVEIIKSSLFPMLKAGIIYSIPLTLVSFAIGLLIAILVALVQISTLKILKQVTKFYVWIFRGTPLLVQLFIIFYGLPSAGIKIDPIPSAIIAFSLNVGAYSSETIRAAILSIPKGQWEASYSLGMTYIQTLTRTILPQAAKVSIPPLFNTFISLVKDTSLAANITVTEMFMETQRIVARTYEPLVLYCEVALVYLIFCTILAQIQKYSEKKLSVG, from the coding sequence ATGTTTTTTGACGATCGTATAGTTGAAATTATAAAAAGCTCGCTCTTTCCTATGCTTAAAGCTGGAATCATATATTCAATTCCACTGACGCTGGTTTCTTTTGCAATTGGACTGCTCATAGCTATTCTAGTTGCATTAGTTCAAATTTCAACCCTTAAAATTTTAAAACAAGTCACAAAATTTTATGTATGGATATTTAGAGGTACTCCTCTTTTAGTTCAGCTTTTCATAATCTTTTATGGACTTCCAAGTGCTGGAATAAAGATAGATCCAATACCATCAGCTATAATTGCATTTTCCCTAAATGTTGGTGCTTATAGTTCTGAAACAATAAGAGCAGCCATATTATCAATACCTAAGGGGCAATGGGAAGCGAGTTATTCCCTAGGTATGACTTATATACAAACTCTTACAAGAACTATTCTTCCACAAGCTGCAAAAGTATCAATTCCGCCACTTTTTAATACATTTATAAGTCTTGTTAAAGATACATCACTGGCAGCTAACATAACAGTTACTGAAATGTTCATGGAAACTCAGAGAATTGTTGCAAGAACCTATGAACCTCTTGTTTTATATTGCGAAGTAGCTTTGGTCTATCTGATTTTCTGTACAATATTAGCGCAAATACAAAAGTATTCAGAGAAGAAACTATCTGTAGGCTAA
- a CDS encoding amino acid ABC transporter ATP-binding protein translates to MVEIQNLNKHYDNIHILKNINLTIESNKTTVIIGPSGSGKTTLLRCLNLLETPDEGMIIMNNDVLDFSKGNITKTEINSYRKKTGMVFQSFNLFPHRTALENIIEGPITVLKIPKKQAIKNAELLLAKIGLLDKRNNYPHQLSGGQQQRVAIARALAMKPEILLFDEPTSALDPELEVEVLNLIKELAKENYTIAIVTHKMSFAREVADELLFVDKGEIIERGSYDALNNSDNERIRQFLNLLN, encoded by the coding sequence ATGGTTGAAATTCAAAATTTAAACAAACATTATGATAATATACACATATTAAAAAATATTAACTTGACTATTGAATCAAATAAAACAACTGTAATTATAGGTCCGTCAGGTTCTGGAAAAACCACTCTTCTTAGATGCCTCAACCTTCTTGAAACACCTGATGAAGGCATGATAATCATGAATAATGATGTATTGGATTTTTCTAAAGGAAATATAACAAAAACTGAAATAAACTCATATAGAAAAAAGACAGGTATGGTTTTTCAAAGTTTTAATTTGTTTCCTCACAGAACTGCACTTGAAAATATAATTGAAGGTCCTATAACAGTTTTAAAAATCCCTAAAAAGCAAGCAATAAAAAACGCTGAACTCCTTTTAGCAAAAATCGGATTATTAGATAAACGGAATAATTATCCACATCAATTATCAGGCGGGCAGCAACAGCGTGTTGCAATTGCAAGAGCTCTAGCGATGAAACCTGAAATACTGCTTTTTGATGAACCTACAAGTGCATTAGATCCTGAACTTGAAGTAGAGGTTTTAAATCTTATAAAAGAACTTGCCAAGGAAAATTACACAATCGCAATTGTTACTCATAAAATGTCTTTTGCACGAGAAGTTGCAGATGAACTCCTATTTGTAGATAAAGGAGAAATTATTGAAAGAGGATCCTATGATGCTTTAAATAATTCTGATAATGAAAGAATCCGGCAATTTTTAAACTTACTTAATTAA
- a CDS encoding non-reducing end alpha-L-arabinofuranosidase family hydrolase gives MKRLMRKSVMFIIGLVLITSSFVSAASAAANPSPTWHVGERVIRHGEAKPYDYYGAKDPSIVYYNGKYHVFYTGANQSGGWQMLHTSASTISGLKTAPRNYMSSIGESYFCAPEVFYYEPKGLWYLVYQDGTYGVAYSTTKNIDDPNSWSGPKSFGISGNMGWDYYIVCDDSYAYMYNTPSDGSGKLYVRKTSLANFPTGWSAPTVAITNSFEGSHVYKSLADGQYYMIIEDQKDGRYYELWTSKNAGGPWTQVAEKWAWHGNLTYDADKWTTNVSHGEILRSGYNQKMEINDINHVDFLIQGTTNLNGDYQKLIWDLGVIKNY, from the coding sequence ATGAAAAGATTAATGAGAAAAAGTGTTATGTTTATTATTGGTTTAGTACTAATAACATCATCATTTGTATCGGCAGCAAGTGCAGCAGCAAATCCTAGTCCGACATGGCATGTAGGTGAAAGAGTTATTCGTCATGGTGAAGCAAAACCATATGATTATTATGGTGCTAAGGACCCGAGCATTGTTTACTATAATGGCAAATATCATGTGTTTTATACAGGAGCAAATCAAAGTGGAGGGTGGCAGATGCTTCATACGTCTGCAAGTACAATTTCAGGACTTAAAACTGCGCCACGTAATTATATGAGTTCAATTGGAGAAAGCTATTTTTGTGCACCTGAGGTATTTTATTATGAGCCTAAGGGGCTATGGTATTTAGTATATCAAGATGGAACTTATGGGGTAGCCTATTCTACAACAAAAAATATAGATGATCCTAATTCTTGGTCAGGACCAAAATCATTTGGTATATCAGGAAATATGGGATGGGATTACTACATTGTTTGTGATGATTCATATGCGTACATGTATAATACACCAAGTGATGGTTCAGGAAAATTGTACGTACGTAAGACCTCTTTAGCTAATTTCCCAACAGGTTGGAGTGCACCTACAGTGGCTATAACTAATTCCTTCGAAGGTTCACATGTTTATAAATCACTTGCAGATGGTCAATATTATATGATTATTGAAGATCAGAAAGATGGCCGCTATTATGAATTATGGACATCAAAGAATGCTGGAGGACCATGGACTCAAGTAGCTGAAAAGTGGGCATGGCATGGTAATTTAACTTATGATGCAGATAAGTGGACAACTAATGTATCACATGGCGAAATCCTACGTTCAGGATATAATCAGAAAATGGAGATAAACGATATTAATCATGTTGATTTCCTCATTCAAGGTACTACTAATTTGAATGGCGATTATCAAAAGCTTATCTGGGACTTAGGAGTAATAAAAAATTATTAA
- a CDS encoding YibE/F family protein, producing the protein MKVKLDWISSIKIGGKVIGPIAVLFVYIIMAVLFSSHTPIYNPYSSEAGGEMHYETGKVVSIDEQSINPSGFSGLYSGRQIVSVLIESGQYKGKTFQINNALNYDTNFVLHNGQNIVVSVNTSTGDTSFINAYMFAPYRVVPLLVLIGLFIGAICLVGGWRGFHSVLGIIFTLTTVLFIFVPLLFHGVPAIEATILLVVVTSCVTLFLVGGFDRKTLSAILGTVAGVIISVILMLVFSKILGVSGYTSSDTDALLNIAGQSKLQVKDLLFTGIIIASLGAVMDIAISIATSINELQKQKPDVSFTELFNSGMNIGRDMMGTMTNTLILAFLGESIFSFILMYSYEVQFKQLINSNGIAIDILNAVCGGFAIILTVPIVSGITAKLLQGKQSLDNE; encoded by the coding sequence ATGAAGGTAAAATTAGATTGGATTTCATCAATTAAAATAGGTGGTAAAGTTATTGGGCCAATTGCTGTTTTGTTTGTTTATATCATAATGGCTGTACTTTTCAGTTCTCACACGCCGATTTATAACCCATATAGTTCAGAAGCTGGCGGAGAAATGCATTACGAAACAGGTAAGGTTGTCTCAATTGATGAGCAATCAATAAACCCTTCAGGTTTTTCTGGGCTATATAGTGGAAGACAAATTGTCAGTGTCCTTATAGAAAGTGGACAATATAAGGGAAAAACTTTTCAAATTAATAATGCACTTAACTATGATACAAATTTTGTTCTTCATAATGGTCAAAATATTGTAGTGTCTGTAAATACATCCACTGGTGACACATCCTTTATAAATGCGTATATGTTTGCACCTTATCGTGTTGTTCCTTTGCTTGTACTTATCGGTCTTTTTATTGGGGCAATCTGTTTGGTAGGAGGCTGGCGTGGTTTCCATTCTGTGCTAGGGATTATATTTACATTGACCACAGTACTATTTATTTTTGTTCCATTACTTTTTCATGGTGTACCTGCTATTGAAGCAACTATTTTACTTGTTGTGGTCACTTCCTGCGTAACACTTTTTCTTGTGGGAGGCTTCGACAGGAAAACTTTGTCCGCTATATTAGGAACTGTAGCTGGGGTAATTATCTCAGTTATCCTTATGCTTGTTTTTAGCAAAATCTTGGGAGTATCTGGTTATACATCCTCTGATACAGATGCACTGCTCAATATTGCTGGTCAAAGCAAGCTGCAAGTGAAGGATCTTCTATTTACAGGGATTATTATTGCTTCATTAGGTGCTGTAATGGATATTGCTATTTCTATTGCAACTTCAATCAATGAGCTGCAAAAGCAAAAACCAGATGTTAGCTTTACGGAATTATTCAACTCTGGTATGAATATAGGACGCGATATGATGGGTACCATGACAAACACACTTATTTTAGCATTTCTAGGTGAGTCAATTTTTTCATTTATATTGATGTATTCTTATGAAGTCCAGTTTAAACAATTGATAAACTCTAACGGCATCGCAATTGATATTCTTAATGCTGTTTGTGGCGGCTTTGCAATTATTCTAACAGTTCCTATTGTATCTGGTATCACCGCTAAACTGCTTCAAGGAAAGCAAAGTTTAGATAACGAATAA
- a CDS encoding metallophosphoesterase family protein, with translation MKISKKTKFILPIAVAAVVATSACLPYIADVNAAVTGTSSIEGFSLPQVAGPYNINAGVGSNPKELDFAWFTQAAGKTQVKISPTSKMNGTQFPDSAVVQTADQAAVKATQAIDQDYSVLPHTKGTPEPANYGDNAFNGKPSAGTLTGEYSNKATVTGLDPNTQYSYSVSDEKGNWSPVYTITTLPTDKVSFAAFGDPQIGAFDDSKGTAKSNATGGHKNLNDDKTGWQNMLKLVTQNKDLNFLFSMGDQINDYDYLTQPSGVPDGQWYQYRDFFNPDPSINYIQSMPLAAFSGNHDHQMGEYYGYHYNQPNISKLGATRYGNDGDYWFNAGPVLFMVLNANNYATAGHDQFMSEAIKANPNVKWKVAVWHQSAYSEANHNTKNEIDDPVLTIRNTWTKMMDKYNVDVVLQGHDHYYTRTAQMLNGNVINPDTGASENLEKTNTTSIPGTTNPKATYAKKDYPDSVTNPKGTVYFTLDTGTGSKYYDFNSGSNDSVGGSADHSFSVVGWQGYVPSYSDVSFTDSTFTIKTYATTDYSLNNQSLIDSYTITKN, from the coding sequence ATGAAAATTAGTAAGAAAACTAAGTTTATTCTTCCAATTGCAGTAGCTGCAGTTGTTGCTACTTCTGCATGTCTACCTTATATAGCAGATGTTAATGCTGCTGTTACAGGAACCTCAAGCATTGAAGGCTTTTCTTTGCCTCAGGTAGCAGGTCCTTATAACATTAATGCAGGTGTTGGTTCAAATCCAAAGGAACTTGATTTCGCTTGGTTTACTCAAGCTGCTGGAAAAACTCAAGTGAAAATTTCACCCACATCTAAAATGAATGGCACACAATTTCCAGACTCTGCTGTGGTTCAGACTGCAGATCAGGCTGCCGTAAAAGCTACACAAGCTATTGATCAGGATTATTCAGTTCTTCCTCATACTAAAGGAACTCCTGAACCTGCTAATTATGGGGATAACGCTTTTAATGGAAAACCTTCAGCAGGTACTCTAACTGGTGAATATTCAAATAAGGCAACAGTAACAGGATTAGATCCAAACACACAATATTCATATTCTGTAAGTGACGAGAAAGGTAATTGGAGTCCAGTTTATACGATTACTACTCTACCTACTGATAAGGTAAGCTTTGCCGCTTTTGGTGATCCACAAATTGGTGCATTTGATGATTCTAAGGGGACTGCTAAATCCAATGCTACAGGTGGACATAAGAACTTAAATGATGATAAAACTGGCTGGCAAAACATGCTTAAGCTGGTAACTCAAAATAAAGATTTAAACTTCTTATTTTCAATGGGAGATCAAATTAACGATTATGATTACTTAACTCAACCTTCAGGTGTTCCTGATGGACAATGGTATCAATATAGAGACTTTTTCAATCCTGATCCTTCAATAAATTATATACAAAGTATGCCTTTAGCTGCGTTTTCTGGTAACCATGATCATCAAATGGGTGAATATTACGGTTATCATTACAATCAACCAAACATAAGCAAGCTTGGTGCTACAAGATATGGAAATGACGGAGACTATTGGTTTAATGCTGGCCCTGTTTTATTTATGGTACTTAATGCAAATAACTATGCTACAGCTGGTCATGATCAATTTATGAGTGAAGCTATTAAAGCTAATCCAAATGTAAAATGGAAAGTAGCTGTATGGCATCAATCTGCATACAGTGAAGCAAATCACAATACTAAGAATGAGATTGATGATCCAGTTTTAACAATTCGTAACACTTGGACAAAGATGATGGATAAATATAATGTAGATGTTGTATTACAAGGCCATGATCATTATTATACTCGTACAGCTCAAATGCTTAATGGAAATGTCATTAATCCTGATACTGGAGCATCTGAAAATTTAGAAAAGACTAATACTACTTCTATACCAGGAACTACAAATCCAAAAGCTACTTATGCAAAAAAAGATTATCCAGACAGTGTAACAAATCCTAAAGGCACAGTTTACTTTACTCTTGACACTGGAACAGGAAGTAAATATTATGACTTCAATTCAGGTAGTAACGATTCAGTTGGAGGAAGTGCAGACCATTCTTTCAGCGTTGTTGGATGGCAAGGTTATGTTCCATCCTATTCTGATGTATCTTTCACTGATAGTACATTTACAATTAAAACTTATGCAACAACAGATTACTCATTAAATAATCAATCACTAATTGATAGCTATACAATTACAAAAAACTAA